A window of Myxococcales bacterium genomic DNA:
ACTGACGTGGGACGGCACGGGAGCGGTGCTCTGGTACAAGCGCCTGGACCGCGGGGTGTTCGAGATCCCCAGACCCGAGAGGGAGGGAGAGACGAGCGTGATCGTGAGCGAGGTCGTTCGAGGCCCTGTTCGCGGGGCTCACGAAGACAGTCGACTAAGATGGGAAAATATTCGCCATGAGGCTGAATTTCAGAAGATCGGCTACGTCTAACGGCACCGTGAAGAGCGATGCGCATCCCCGGAGACCGCGAAGCTGGTGAGCGCGCTCGCCGAGCGCGACGCGGCCATCGCGTCGCTTCAGGCGCTCATCGCGTCGCTGCAGGGACGATCGCCGCGCTTCGAGAGCGCGCTCACGAACCACGCGAGCGAGAACGAGCTACTCAAGCGGCGGCTGTACGGCACGAAGTCCGAACGAAGCGGCACCAGCGAGCTTCAGCTCACGCTCGGCAACTTGCTCGCGGATCAGGCGAAGCTCAAGCGGAGCTCGACGCGCTCACGAAGCAACCTACGGGGACCACGGGAGAGAACGGCGCGCCGGAGCCGGCACCGAGCCGGCTTCGCCCCGCCTCCGCCCGAGGAGGCCGAGAGCGAGAAGCCGCGCCCGAAGGGGCGCGCGATCTCCGCGTCCAAGCTCCCGCGGGTGGTGGTCGAGATCCGCGATGGCGGCGCCGAGGCGAGCGGCGGAAGGCTCATTGACTGGGAGACGAGGCTTATCAGCTGATGTTCCAGCGCGCCTGCTTCAAGGTCCTCGTGAAGAAGGTGGCGAAGTACGAAAGTCTCCGTTCACGGCGCGGCGAGGGTGATGGTCGCGCCCTCGCCGAAGCCGCTCTTCCCGCGCGCCATGCTCCACACCTCGGTGCTCGCCTGGCTCGCCGTGCAGAAGTTCGCGCTCGGGGGTCCCGAACTACCGCCTCGAGCGACACGTCTCGGCGATGGGCGAGTCCCTCGATCGCTCGACCATGTGCCGCAACCTCGAGGGCCTTGGCAGCACGCTCGGCGCGACCATCGTGCACGGCATGCTGCGCGACGCCATCGAGACGTGCTCGGTCCTCTCGACCGACGCCACGGGCGCCGCCATCCAGCGGGCGCCCGCGACGGCGGCCCCAAACGCGCCTGCAAGAAGGGCCACTTCTTCACCATCGTGGCCGATCGCGATCACGTGCTCTTCTCCTATGTCGTCGAGCGCCACACGCAGGACGCCGTCGCCTCGCTCTTCAAGGGCTTCCGTGGCTATCTCCAGTCCGACGCCAGCAGCGTCTACGACATCCTCGACCGCGGACACGGAGGCGCAGATCCGCCGGTGCTCCTCGTCGGCTGCTGGGCCCATACCCGCCGCTACTTCTTCGAAGCTGCGATCTGCAAGTACCCCATCGGAGTCGCAGGCCTCACGCGGATCCGCGCGATCTACGTCGCCGACAACGCGCTCGCCCACATGCCGCCCATCGATCGGACGAGAGAGCGTCTCGCGCGTCCTCCCGCTCGTCGACGAGTTCTTTGCCTGGGTGCGAACGACCGCGCGCGACCCTCGGCAGGACGCTCGCCACGAAGGCGCTCGGCTACGCCGAGAACCAGGAGCAGGAGCTCCGCCGCGTCTTCCTCGACGGCCGCCTCCCCTCGACAACACACGCAGCGAGCGGGCCCCTTCGCACCATCGTGGTCGGCCGCAAGAACTGGCTCTTCTATGGCAGCGATCTCACGCCCACGCCGCCGCCGCGCTCTTCAGCCTCGTAGCCTCTTGCCGACTCCACGACCTCGATCCGCAGCTCTACCTCGAGGAGGTGCTCAGACTCCTCCCGACCTGGCCGAAGGACCGGTACCTCGAGCTCGCCCCGAAGAACTGGGGGCACCCGCGCGCGCCTCGACCCGGACGAGCTCTGGGGGCCCCCTCGGCGACGTCACCGTCCCGCCGCCGCTCGCCCTCATCCCGGCGTGATCGCGGGGACGACCTCCGCTCCGCTTTCGTGATCAGCTCGCCGCGAGCCCCCCCGCTTGCCGTCTTGCCCTGCCCAGTGGGTCGCGCTCCTCCGACGCCGCGCGCGCCATGTGCACCGGTTACAGTCGTTCGAGCTGTGGACCGACTACAAAGACCTGGTCTTCGGCCTGAGGGCCTCCCAGCACGAGCCGCTCACCCGCGTCGTGGTGAAGCGGGGCCTGCCGCTCACGGAGACCCTCGGGTCGAACCCACCGGTGAACCTGGACTTCGCCGTCGAAGGGAGGCCGGTCACGCTTCGCTCGCTCGCGGTGACCGGACTCTCGGACAACGACCTCGTCGGGCACGACGTCACGTGGTCGGTGGAGGGGAGGAGCCCGTTCCGCGTCCAGACTTCGGAGCAGGGCCGCACGATGACCGACACCTACGCGGAGATCGATTCGTCGCAGTTCCGCGGGGCCGACGCGTACGTCCTCAGCGTGTCCGCGGCCAGGAACGGGAGGAGCGATCAAGGGGCCTCTTACTTGACGGGACGGTTCACCAAGCCCGTCGACCTCACGCTCGACATGACGTTTCCTGACCCCGTCGCGTCGGTCGCAGGCTCGGCGCCCTATGGCCGGGCGCAGCTCGAGTTTCCCGACTTCCCGAACGCGTACGCCTACGCGCTCTACGCCTACTCGGCGTCCAAGAAGACG
This region includes:
- a CDS encoding transposase domain-containing protein, encoding MALLWQRSHAHAAAALFSLVASCRLHDLDPQLYLEEVLRLLPTWPKDRYLELAPKNWGHPRAPRPGRALGAPSATSPSRRRSPSSRRDRGDDLRSAFVISSPRAPPLAVLPCPVGRAPPTPRAPCAPVTVVRAVDRLQRPGLRPEGLPARAAHPRRGEAGPAAHGDPRVEPTGEPGLRRRREAGHASLARGDRTLGQRPRRARRHVVGGGEEPVPRPDFGAGPHDDRHLRGDRFVAVPRGRRVRPQRVRGQEREERSRGLLLDGTVHQARRPHARHDVS
- the tnpB gene encoding IS66 family insertion sequence element accessory protein TnpB yields the protein MRFGFERLGGLVRERMGREPRSKALFVFFGKRRQTVKILTWDGTGAVLWYKRLDRGVFEIPRPEREGETSVIVSEVVRGPVRGAHEDSRLRWENIRHEAEFQKIGYV
- a CDS encoding transposase; its protein translation is MPGCERPRATLGRTLATKALGYAENQEQELRRVFLDGRLPSTTHAASGPLRTIVVGRKNWLFYGSDLTPTPPPRSSAS